The Pseudanabaena yagii GIHE-NHR1 genomic interval TAAGGCTTTGTCGCTTAGCTTTGAGATTTCTGCTTCAGTCTGTTCTGATAGCTGCAAGCCGTAGTAGCCTGCGGGTTGTGGGAATGCCATTGGTAGTTACTCCTAAATAGGGTTGTAAGTTTTTACAACTTCATTTCAAATTAACACAGGGTTGTAAATTCTTACAACTATTTTGCCGTCTAATAACAATTGCCTCCAAAACCTTATAACTAGGCATTCCCAATGTTTCGCCTAACCTATTCAAAGTCTTTTCAGACAATAGCTGACCACTTAGATAGCGGCTAAGGTTTTCCTTTGCTATACCTGAAACTCTTGCCAGTTCTCCTATTGGAGTATTTAAAAACTCTTCTATAGTCATGTAGTTTTTTACAACTCAAAAATCATTTCTATGATAAACCCTTTGAGTTGTAAAAATAAGCATTGTAAGAATCTACAACCCTAAGCGATAATTAATTACCACTAAAAACTAAAAATATGAATCACAGAGAGGCTCTCGCTGAGGTCATAGAAAAATTTGCAATCAAGGCTTCGGATATTGCCCAGAGTGCGCACATTGAAGAGGCTCAATTCAGTCGTTTTAAAACTGGAAAGTCAGGGCTGAACCTTGCCACGTGGGAACATATAGTAGAAGCATTACCCCACAAAGCTAGAGCCTACTTATATTTTTTGTTGGCAACAAATGACGAGACAAAGCCAGCCGCGTAGAAATTAATGCCAGAAAATATTTACATTAGAGCGCTGATTGTAGTTGCTGTTGCGTTCATTGCAGTACAGGGAACAGCGTGGTTAATTCGGCAAATCTACTTTGTGATCAATGACTTGGATAATTGGGCGATTTGGATGCTGAGATATCCTACATCCGCCGCAGGTTTCGCCATAGTTGCAGGTGTTGTCTACTTGGTAGTATCAAAATCTTTGAAGAAAGAATAGGTGCTTACCAATGAGCTTGTTTTTAGGTTTGGTGTGTTTTGCGATCGCGCTGATAGCCCTGTGGGTAATAGTCAAAGAAAGTCAGAGAGGACAGCGCGTAAACCGAAAATCAAACGTACCTGAAGGGATAGCGGCTGACTTTAAACTCTTGATGTTAAGGATTGAGGATACTTTTAGTACCAAAAAACGTAGACGAGGCAAGTCTGAACAGCGCTCAAGGATTGATAGAGATACGGGCAGATATTTATAAACGAGAAAGGCGATCGCTAATTTAGCGATCGCCTTTTTAAATAATTACTTTTTTCTTGATTAGCCCAAACTTTAGATAGGTTTTGAGCATCCATAAAAATTTAGAGCTTTTGCGTCGGGGCTTCAGTCTTGCGGCTCGCACAACGTCAAAGCCAACATGATTGACTTTTGATAGCTTTTCAGCGTCGGCAATCGCTGTATCTTTGTCTCTGTATATATGTCCGCAAGGCACTCCAGCCTCCTTACAGCACAACGCACCTCGGAACGGAGCTATGCCACTTCTTGATTTTTTACGGATTATGTACATACCAAAATTATAAAAGGCGATCGCTAATTTAGCGATCGCCTTTATTGTTATGTAATTTTTACTGCTCTAAATTTGATATCTCGATAGGCTTTTTTCAAAAAAGATACCTCTGCCTCAACTGTCTTCTTATCGTACTGATGTTTGTTGTATCTCACCCACACACTAGCCTGCTCAAATCTTGTTACCTGTTTTTCGATTGCATACATTTCTGTTAAAAGCTCAATCTCAACCTTCCCATACTATCAGGAACACAATCAAACGGGAAAACATAGCGCACCGTCTGGACTTCCACCGCTTCGACCTCTACAAGCTCATTGACTACAACAGTCTGATATTGCTGATACTCCAAAACCAAAGCAGGATCGCTCGTTGTGCCATCCTCATTTATCACGCTTTGGTAAACCTCAGTACTACCCACTATCACCTGTTGAATTGTGCCAACAATATACGACGGGTAAAACTCAGTGTATGAGCTTTCAGTAACAAACAAACCATTAACACTATAAGCATTCGCATTAAAATCAGCGACGATTTGCATACTGTTCTTTCTGTCGCGATAGGGATATTTACCATAGTTTTGATAATTAAAATCCCTCTCCAAAAAATAGAGATTGATACTGTTATTAAATACATCCCTCATCGCATCAGAAATAGCACTCATAAAGCAATACTCCAATCAGGAGAAAGTTTAGTTTGACCAGTCGAAAAGAAGTCTAAACGGATAGGCTTAATTGTAGTCTTCTTGATTCCCTTTCGAGTTCCAGTATGGACAATATCGCCGCGGAGCCGCGGGTTAATCAGCTTCTCAAATTCATTAACTATCCGTTTCGCTTCCGCTTCCGTTGATGCATACACCTGAACCTTTGAATTGTCCTTGCAGACATAGATAGCGCTATGTTCTCCTTTATTAAATTGCGATAGATTTGGCTTCACTCCCTTTGCTCCGTTGTAATGAGGAATGCTGTGCTGGTAGTAAGTGTCGGTAAACTTCCCATTCACAAATTCACGATAGAGAACTACCGCTTGCGGTCTTTGTCCTACCCTCACTTGCCAGTATTCGGGGACAGTCAGAACCTTATCATTTAGGCTGCATTCTCTTGACCTAATTTCTAGCAATTCCTTAAAGCTTGCCTTGGTTTTCTCCTTATCTTTTGGTAATACCTGAATCGTAATTTGTTTAGTCTTAGCTGTCCCGTTTGTCTCGTTACAACCATCAAAAATATCAACAGTTAAATCAACAAAACACTTAGCCAAATTTTCACAAGAAAACTGACAATCTGTTTGTTTAAACCTATCTTTAGTAGTTTGCTCGACTACCTTGGCAGCATCTTGCGCCGCCTGCTCTGCCTGCTTGATTTGCTCCTTAAGTTTGCTAACCACATCATCAGGACTGCCTGTCTTCGGTGTTTGAGGCGTAAAGTTTGGAGAGGGAGCCGATCCACTGCTAGGGCTAGGAGAAGATTTTATTTGCGTATTTGGCGGCGCGATCGCAGGTTGTGGCGTGAAATTTGGCGCAACTGGTTGCGGTGCTAGGCTAGGGTTCGCATTTTTATTAAGCAATCCCTTCAGAGCGTCCAAGATATCGCCATTCTGTTGGCTAATGCCATTGACGCTATTTTTTAAATCCTCCAACCGACCGATCGCATCACCAATAGCATTAGGGTCAAAGGATGGGTTAGGTGCGCTGCCATCGTTGTTTACTATCGGTTTATATTCTGGGTTTCCCTCTGGCTGCCCATCGTTGCGAAATACCCTGTAAATTTGTGCTACTGGGTTCGCTCCAAAATTATAGATCTGTGTCCACCTTACCCCATCTATATAAAGATCGAGAATTTGACCTGTCCCGCGCAAAGTTACTGATCCTGCGATCGGTCCAGTAACTAAAGCGCCTTGCTCTCGAATTTGTTGCTCAGTTGGGGGCGTTTCCGATCCTAATGCGCCTTCAGGAGGGTGGTATCTCGGCGGCGCATCACTGTAGAAAACAACAAACCCCACCCTGTATTGAACGCCAGCACTCTGTCCGCCAGAAAATGGGGCTGCTGAAGAGCTAGCGATGTTGTTCTTACTGCCAAAAAATAACCCCATCAATGGTTTACCTAAGAGGGAGAGGAATAGCCCTCCAGCTTTTGCGTAAGGGTTAGGAGCCGCCAGCAATCCTAGAGACAGAGCATCTACAGCCGCCTCAGCCGCCGCCTCAGGGCTTTTTGTTTTCGCGAAATTAGCCAAATCACCGCCAATCGTCGCCGCCGCTTGGGCGATCGCCGCCGCTTTGCCGAGATTATTTATCCCATTGCCAATTTTTTCGCCGTATCTTGCTGGGGTTGGTGTTGATTGCTTTGGGGCTGGGTTCGGATACTTTGCCGCTCCCCTACTTGCAGATGGCGCATTAAAAGCATTCTCTAAATCTTGTGGACTAGTCTTTGGGGGCTGTCTAAGCAGTCCATTATCCGCAGGTATTGGTGTTGATTTTGTTTGTGACGGAGTTTTGGGGTCTGGTTGTTGCGTTGGAGTTGCAGGGTATTGGGTTCCACTGTATCTGTTGTACGATGGCGAATTTAATGCCTTATTCAAGGCTGCTATTTCTGCGGGTGTTGCCATGTTTTATGCGTAAAGAATGATTGCGTTTACTCCACCCGATGCTGTGCGGGTAACTGTTTGAGTGCCTGTCGTACTTGCGTAAGTTACTTGATAATTAGCATCAGATTTTTTGTACGAATCACCCAAAAGCTCAAACATTTGGATCTCACCGATCCTTAAAAGCCCACCGGGTACTGTAATACCTGTGACATTCAGCCTGTAATAGCGATAGGCAACACTGTTTGTAAAGTCAAAAACCTTCGGTGTTGCTCCTACCCATCCCGAAATGTTTGATTGCGAATCCAACGTTACCCAATCAGTATTGTTTAGGCTTCCCTGAAAAGTCCACTGCTTTGGAGTATTAGAGTTAACAATGCTCACGTTTGACGGGAATATTGAATACCGACGAACAACTTTGCTAGCAGATCCAAAATCCAAAGCTATCCAGTCACTCGATAAAGCTCCGCTACTAGCAAAATCAGGCTCGTTCGGTACTTGACCATCAAAGCAACGCCAAGCCCCATACGAGCTATCGTACTGACTGCTAGAACTTGCGATGATTGGAGATAGCGAGGAGTTTGATGTCATGTTTGACGGTGAAACCTGATTGTATCCAACCTGCTCAAATATGCCCAAAACTACACCATTGACTGTTGTTGATTGCCCTTGAGAAATGGATACTGATTGGGATTTTACCGAGAATCCATTTATTTCTGTTTTTAATGCATAGGCTGATAAGTCTGGTAATTGGGATGTTAGGGCATAGTTCGCCAAAGCTGTTGCTAGCTGCGAATTGCTGACATAGTTAGAAAGATTGGGAATGTCGATAAGTCTCGCGTAAGGAGCTAGATCGGGCAATTGCGAGATTAGGGCATAGGCTGACAGGTCAACGGCTCCACCAGAAGATTCTGACGACACATATAGGCTGAGAGTGTAATCGTCAATAAACCGACTCACAGGCACAAATAGGAAATTTGCACACTCAGACATATCTAGGGGGATAGTCTGGCGTTGGCTGACGATTGGGTATGGTTTAGAACGCCGAAGAGATGCGTCAACCTGATATAGAAAACCCAATAGGATCGGCTGTGCTGTGTTGTCCACAATGCCATCTACGATGGTTTCTAGATACGCTTTCGCCAAATTTGTCGCGGTATTTGGGATAGTGATCACACCTTGCAAAAAGTTGTGAGCGTCGCTGTAAATCTGAGTGAATAAGGTCATAGCTTAGGAGTTGTAATTATTGGATGCTGTAGCCGTTCCGATTTCTTGCGTTGCAAGCCATTCCTTAGTACTTCCATCGCGCCCAAAGTTCGGATCAACGGTTAGATAAATCGAAAAAAGCTTGGTGTTACTGCCGTTGGCAGCCTTAAAAGCATTTTTCTGGACTCGTTTGACTGGATCGGCATTTGCCACGGGATAAAAATCGCTGTTACCGTACAAATCCCACATCTGCTCTAAGCACCATGTTAGGCATTTTTCGACTGTATCGACGTTGTCAGGGAGTCTCATTTGAGAGCTTGTTGGTGTGCCACTACGGACAAATGCAGTCATATGTTTTTAGATAAATTTTGTCGGTTTTCGTGACGCGGATTTTAGTTCAAAAATATTTTTTTTCGCAAACGGAAAGACATCCTTGGATACTACTATCCAAGGATGTGACGGGTATTTAAAAGTGTTGCAAAATATAGGCTGTAGCGATTTGCGAGTATTTCGCCTTGGATATAGCTTGGCTATGCAAGTTTAGTCAAAGCAAACCCAAAAAAATGACTGCATATACCCCTACAGGTTCTTCTCTTAAGTCCACAAATATTGCAGGTGCTTTCGTTGAAGTATCGCGTTTATTGAACCAAGCAGAAATTACTCGCAACGCGGCTAACCCTGCTCTTGCGCCAAAGAATAACATTACAATGACTGCCTCTTTCGATGGCAACGTATTTGCCATTAACGCGGCTATACCCATTCAGACTTCCTTGGATTCAAGCGGTAAGTTGGTTGTCGATGCCAGTGACTATCTAGGCTCTACCTACAGCGCTTTCACCGTCGGCACTGGTGATGCTAAGTCCACCGATCTGCCTAGTGCATTCCTTGAAATTGCTCAATTGTTGGCAGCAGCAGAGAAGTCTGTAACACCTACAACCGATCAGCCTAACAACATCACCATTGATGTGTCCTTAGAAACAGGCTTGGCAACGATCGCCGCAAACATCCCTTTCACTCCTACCCTTGGCAGTGCTGGTGAAGTTACCCTCACCGCAGTTAACTACGTGTAGGCGACTGGCTTAGGGCTGTCTGAGTCCTAA includes:
- a CDS encoding discoidin domain-containing protein translates to MTLFTQIYSDAHNFLQGVITIPNTATNLAKAYLETIVDGIVDNTAQPILLGFLYQVDASLRRSKPYPIVSQRQTIPLDMSECANFLFVPVSRFIDDYTLSLYVSSESSGGAVDLSAYALISQLPDLAPYARLIDIPNLSNYVSNSQLATALANYALTSQLPDLSAYALKTEINGFSVKSQSVSISQGQSTTVNGVVLGIFEQVGYNQVSPSNMTSNSSLSPIIASSSSQYDSSYGAWRCFDGQVPNEPDFASSGALSSDWIALDFGSASKVVRRYSIFPSNVSIVNSNTPKQWTFQGSLNNTDWVTLDSQSNISGWVGATPKVFDFTNSVAYRYYRLNVTGITVPGGLLRIGEIQMFELLGDSYKKSDANYQVTYASTTGTQTVTRTASGGVNAIILYA